In Anaerolineae bacterium, one genomic interval encodes:
- a CDS encoding FkbM family methyltransferase, giving the protein MSKVPVWMRLLRLYSLHAPFQRGTYRIALWLYHYLRVPDVEVETTLDRTLYVTLRLPIWVDYNIYCLGLYEAPLARFFIRSLRPDAWVLDIGAYIGQYTLLAAKYALYGQVIAFEPHPESFARLQAHVARNHLSNVLAFQEAVGEGKGMLPLVLSGQASDSALCPQSQAGMRSADAIEVKVTSLDEFVQEQGLPRVDLVKIDVEGAEGKVLRGAERILKEFCPLLIVEIDRSREAVWGDCPESIVAMLEKYGYALYILKGWHIRPFSRPVDYANLIAIPRRGL; this is encoded by the coding sequence CCCTTTCAACGAGGCACTTATCGGATTGCCCTCTGGCTTTACCACTACCTGCGGGTTCCTGATGTAGAAGTTGAAACCACTCTGGACCGAACCTTGTATGTAACTCTTCGTCTGCCGATTTGGGTGGATTACAACATCTATTGCCTGGGCCTTTATGAAGCACCTCTGGCCCGCTTCTTTATCCGCTCCCTCCGCCCTGATGCCTGGGTGCTGGATATAGGAGCATACATTGGTCAGTATACTTTGCTGGCCGCTAAATACGCACTGTATGGGCAAGTCATCGCTTTTGAGCCTCATCCCGAATCTTTCGCTCGCCTTCAGGCCCACGTGGCCCGCAACCATCTGAGCAACGTTCTTGCATTTCAGGAGGCTGTGGGTGAGGGAAAAGGAATGCTCCCCTTGGTTCTTTCGGGACAGGCCTCCGATAGCGCCTTGTGTCCGCAGAGCCAGGCTGGTATGCGCAGTGCGGATGCTATTGAGGTCAAAGTCACAAGCCTGGATGAGTTCGTCCAGGAACAGGGATTGCCCAGAGTTGACCTGGTGAAGATAGATGTTGAAGGCGCAGAAGGAAAAGTCCTGAGGGGCGCAGAGCGTATCCTGAAGGAGTTTTGTCCCCTTCTGATTGTGGAGATAGACCGCTCGCGAGAAGCCGTTTGGGGGGATTGTCCGGAATCCATCGTGGCCATGCTGGAAAAATATGGCTATGCCCTTTACATTTTGAAAGGCTGGCATATCCGACCGTTTTCTCGTCCTGTGGATTATGCCAACCTGATCGCTATTCCGCGCAGAGGGCTCTGA